The Acidobacteriota bacterium genome includes a window with the following:
- a CDS encoding SufE family protein — protein MTSAEKLQDLQETLDMFADPSGRAELLIGFSDTFREVPTDVATRPFPKSHQVPQCESEAYVWADVSPAGTLQLHFAVENPSGVSARALAVILDSVYSGQPAEDILTLDADIVERVFRQNISMGKGLGLKSMVLAAQALTRDALKRRTS, from the coding sequence ATGACCAGCGCGGAGAAGCTGCAGGACCTCCAGGAGACGCTGGACATGTTTGCCGACCCGTCCGGCAGGGCCGAACTGCTGATCGGGTTCTCGGACACGTTCCGCGAAGTGCCGACGGATGTGGCCACGCGGCCGTTCCCGAAGAGTCACCAGGTGCCGCAGTGCGAGTCCGAAGCGTACGTGTGGGCTGACGTATCGCCTGCCGGCACGCTGCAGTTGCACTTTGCCGTGGAGAACCCGAGCGGCGTGTCGGCGCGGGCGCTGGCCGTGATTCTCGACTCGGTCTATTCCGGCCAGCCCGCCGAAGACATCCTCACCCTCGACGCCGACATCGTCGAACGCGTGTTCCGCCAGAACATCTCGATGGGCAAGGGCCTGGGCCTGAAGTCGATGGTCCTCGCCGCGCAGGCCCTCACCCGCGACGCCCTCAAGCGCCGGACATCCTGA
- a CDS encoding sulfurtransferase yields MSNTDKGYAHPEALVSTEWLAAHLTDPGVRVIESNEDPLVYPSGHIPGAVQIDWTTDLNDPLTRDYIDAGAFAALMARSGITPDTTVVLYGDRNNWWACYAFWVFQLFGHANARILDGGRLKWEKEGRTLTRAVPAHAPTAYPVPSARQDGAHRAFRDQVLRHSEAGGQLVDVRSPDEYTGAKLHMPEYPQEGAMRGGHIPGAKSVPWARAINPDDGTFRTAEELKAIYLGEKHLDPSKETIAYCRIGERSSHTWFTLKYLLGFDNIRNYDGSWTEWGNLVGVPVAKGPESA; encoded by the coding sequence ATGTCCAACACTGACAAGGGCTATGCGCATCCGGAGGCACTCGTCTCCACCGAGTGGCTCGCGGCGCACCTGACCGATCCAGGCGTTCGCGTGATCGAGTCCAACGAAGATCCCCTCGTGTATCCGTCGGGACACATTCCCGGCGCCGTGCAGATCGACTGGACCACGGATCTGAACGATCCACTCACGCGCGACTACATCGACGCCGGCGCGTTCGCCGCGCTGATGGCGCGCTCGGGGATCACGCCGGACACGACGGTCGTGCTGTATGGCGATCGCAACAACTGGTGGGCGTGCTACGCGTTCTGGGTGTTCCAGTTGTTCGGCCACGCCAACGCGCGGATCCTCGACGGCGGACGGCTCAAGTGGGAGAAGGAAGGGCGTACGCTCACGCGCGCGGTGCCCGCACACGCGCCCACGGCGTATCCGGTGCCGTCGGCGCGCCAGGACGGGGCGCACCGGGCCTTCAGGGATCAGGTGCTGCGGCACAGCGAGGCCGGCGGGCAGCTTGTCGACGTGCGATCGCCCGACGAGTACACGGGCGCGAAGCTGCACATGCCGGAGTATCCGCAGGAAGGCGCGATGCGTGGCGGCCACATCCCCGGCGCGAAGAGCGTCCCGTGGGCCCGCGCGATCAATCCCGATGACGGAACCTTCAGGACGGCCGAAGAACTGAAGGCGATCTATCTCGGCGAGAAGCATCTCGATCCGTCGAAGGAGACCATCGCCTACTGCCGCATCGGCGAACGTAGCAGCCACACGTGGTTCACGCTGAAGTACCTCCTCGGCTTCGACAACATCAGGAACTACGACGGCAGCTGGACCGAGTGGGGCAATCTCGTCGGCGTGCCCGTGGCAAAGGGACCCGAGAGCGCATGA